From a single Cyprinus carpio isolate SPL01 chromosome A3, ASM1834038v1, whole genome shotgun sequence genomic region:
- the LOC109051533 gene encoding uncharacterized protein LOC109051533 — protein MFSTFKCQIFLTLICIALCYEPTKEDLKCFNDYETEMKCSLSSERLQSCSGHKLNITHPVFNTFEKYTCIFERNHYSDNCECNVTVEGFVATEIFNTTLLEGSNVLLYKTFMTSDFIKPKSPVLSVQKTENGNFNVTWDDQYEKHGLVAGNFFEGLRINLTYGIKGGHKDISKTVPNTVRSYEIVAKNLLPNTNYILTATMSTDYNDHSIPSDQSATVEFTTSSSPTEIAKIIIPSLCVGLIVIISIIFICILRMKTNWWDKVSKPKIDGNLGEEKGHILPPSVTKFSPIQAEIPTLDLQEDKKLISALSVDTYNEKSSHSVESAPVDYGQAGPDSTTNIALRVVDALDKLFESHPIPNNRSLFPPNNPVAMGMSYKSVNGISSSREHNRANRDSGNCSGSSVFSNKSYLESSTDDSVFLDTRDIQFNAPTNDTLESPYQDFSLLEKGNDPDVCVNLSKGVGADEKSIMKNLITSTNPLYPPLILDDGNVTPSDEGYQAFQGLTKSTEGQWSTNISIEQALNACGALKFPHSTGQDPTSVQQSSLHFSSVIPMDNSYQCV, from the exons ATGTTTTCCACATTTAAGTGTCAGATCTTCCTCACACTCATCTGTATTGCATTGTGTTACG AGCCCACCAAGGAGGACTTGAAGTGTTTTAATGACTATGAGACAGAAATGAAATGCAGTCTCTCCTCTGAGCGTCTCCAAAGCTGCTCTGGACACAAACTCAACATCACACATCCTGTATTCAATAC GTTTGAAAAGTATACATGCATCTTTGAGAGAAATCATTACAGTGACAATTGTGAGTGCAACGTTACAGTGGAAGGGTTTGTTGCAACAGAGATCTTCAATACTACACTTCTGGAAggatcaaatgttttattatacaaAACATTCATGACTTCAGACTTCA TCAAACCTAAAAGTCCAGTCTTATCAGTGCAGAAGACTGAAAATGGAAACTTTAATGTAACTTGGGATGACCAGTATGAAAAACATGGTTTGGTAGCAGGAAATTTTTTTGAAGGCTTGAGAATAAATCTGACCTATGGCATCAAAGGAGGACACAAAGAT ATATCCAAGACAGTGCCGAACACTGTGAGATCCTATGAGATTGTGGCCAAAAATCTCCTGCCAAATACCAACTACATTCTGACAGCAACAATGAGCACTGACTATAATGATCATAGTATACCTAGTGACCAGAGCGCAACAGTTGAGTTCACCACCT CCTCATCCCCAACTGAAATAGCCAAAATAATTATTCCATCTCTCTGTGTTGGTTTAATCGTCATCATTAGTATTATCTTCATCTGCATTTTGAG AATGAAGACGAATTGGTGGGACAAAGTCTCCAAGCCAAAAATAGATGGCAATCTTGGAGAGGAGAAG GGTCATATTTTGCCTCCATCTGTTACAAAGTTCTCTCCAATCCAAGCAGAGATTCCAACACTGGACCTTCAGGAGGATAAGAAATT GATCTCAGCATTATCAGTAGATACATACAATGAAAAAAGTTCCCACAGTGTTGAGTCAGCGCCTGTGGATTATGGCCAGGCTGGCCCTGATAGCACCACCAACATTGCATTACGAGTTGTGGATGCCTTGGATAAGTTGTTTGAATCGCATCCAATCCCAAACAACAGATCACTGTTCCCCCCCAACAATCCGGTTGCTATGGGCATGTCATACAAGAGTGTTAACGGTATCAGTTCCTCAAGAGAACACAACCGTGCAAACCGAGATTCGGGCAATTGCTCTGGCTCATCTGTTTTCAGCAATAAGTCATATTTGGAATCATCCACTGATGATTCTGTATTCCTGGATACAAGAGATATCCAGTTTAACGCTCCCACTAATGATACTCTGGAAAGCCCATATCAGGACTTCAGTCTTTTGGAAAAGGGAAATGATCCAGATGTTTGTGTGAACCTTTCAAAAGGTGTTGGTGCTGATGAGAAATCCATCATGAAAAATCTCATCACCAGCACAAATCCACTCTATCCTCCTCTGATTCTGGATGATGGCAATGTCACACCAAGTGATGAAGGATATCAGGCTTTTCAAGGCTTAACAAAGAGCACAGAAGGACAGTGGAGCACAAACATCAGTATTGAACAAGCCCTTAATGCATGTGGAGCTTTGAAATTCCCACACAGCACCGGCCAAGATCCCACATCTGTGCAGCAAAGTTCTTTGCATTTCTCATCCGTTATTCCAATGGACAATTCATATCAGTGTGTTTAA